A single Pseudodesulfovibrio aespoeensis Aspo-2 DNA region contains:
- a CDS encoding integrase domain-containing protein, whose product MKSISLVLGANRATLSGPRSKQHRIRQNAKAFAGRLREAGFGVRKWTNISNKHFAAVADKMKEQGVGDGRIAEIFSAARHLCEAYGNTRISPTNNVFGVKRGTIANANSKAVAPEFVLGAIAKLEAESSYEHGPRCAAQIRLQYELGLRREESAKVDLINDWDKEGRTLHIQYGPKGGRPRTLHNLSDRQQDALERALPYVSQSDRPGIHNLMPSGMGDKWQEKLSYAARLCGFTKKESGWTLHSNRHERFHHMYVEHTGFQPPNQHDSVEAFQEAARDTAGDEWPRLDAEARDDIEVTAGHSAGRRDVSDAYLGSSQ is encoded by the coding sequence ATGAAATCCATCAGTCTGGTACTGGGCGCGAACAGGGCAACCTTGTCCGGTCCGCGCTCGAAACAACACAGAATCCGGCAGAACGCCAAAGCCTTCGCAGGCCGGTTGCGTGAAGCGGGGTTTGGGGTCCGCAAATGGACCAACATTTCCAACAAACATTTTGCGGCCGTGGCCGACAAGATGAAAGAACAGGGCGTGGGTGACGGGCGCATAGCTGAAATATTTTCGGCAGCCCGTCACCTGTGCGAAGCATACGGCAACACCCGCATCAGTCCGACCAATAACGTGTTCGGCGTGAAACGCGGGACCATTGCCAATGCCAACAGCAAGGCGGTTGCCCCTGAGTTCGTCTTGGGGGCAATCGCCAAACTGGAAGCTGAATCCTCATATGAGCACGGTCCCCGGTGTGCCGCTCAGATCCGGCTTCAGTACGAACTGGGGCTCCGACGCGAAGAATCGGCAAAAGTCGATCTGATCAACGATTGGGACAAGGAAGGCCGCACCCTTCACATCCAGTATGGCCCGAAGGGTGGACGGCCCCGGACGCTGCACAATCTGTCCGACCGGCAGCAGGATGCTCTTGAGCGAGCTCTGCCATACGTCAGTCAATCCGACAGGCCGGGGATTCATAATCTCATGCCGAGCGGCATGGGCGACAAATGGCAGGAAAAGCTGTCGTACGCGGCCAGGCTTTGCGGGTTCACCAAGAAGGAAAGTGGGTGGACGCTGCACAGCAACCGCCATGAACGGTTTCATCACATGTACGTCGAGCACACGGGTTTTCAGCCGCCCAACCAGCACGATTCCGTGGAAGCCTTCCAGGAGGCCGCGCGGGACACCGCTGGGGACGAATGGCCCAGGCTCGACGCCGAAGCCCGTGACGACATCGAAGTGACCGCAGGGCATTCCGCAGGACGGCGGGATGTGTCCGATGCTTACCTTGGCAGCAGTCAGTGA
- the tmcA gene encoding acidic tetraheme cytochrome c3 TmcA produces the protein MHKKHLRHSLAFIAAVAALVVVYLAPMAFSQDDMTVVPAEAFGVLKRPQVAFEHDAHNEKAQLEDCVVCHHGRTDDGLMDMENSSEGETCESCHPVNPVNNETPLMRAYHRQCITCHTDQAKGPVACGECHRK, from the coding sequence ATGCATAAGAAACATCTGAGACACTCCTTGGCGTTCATCGCCGCCGTCGCGGCCCTTGTGGTCGTCTATCTGGCCCCCATGGCCTTCTCCCAGGACGACATGACCGTGGTGCCCGCCGAGGCCTTCGGTGTCCTCAAGAGGCCCCAGGTCGCCTTTGAACACGACGCCCACAACGAAAAGGCGCAGCTTGAAGACTGCGTGGTCTGTCATCACGGCAGGACCGACGACGGCCTCATGGACATGGAAAATTCGAGCGAAGGCGAGACCTGCGAGTCCTGCCATCCGGTCAACCCTGTAAATAATGAAACTCCTCTCATGCGCGCCTATCACCGCCAGTGCATCACCTGCCACACCGACCAGGCCAAGGGGCCGGTCGCCTGCGGCGAGTGCCACCGGAAGTAG
- a CDS encoding PAS domain S-box protein: MIGLIKRIRQNLIAQIIVATGGIMLVCTLILIYLSIGFVNSHTMSEHIITADMISKTIKLGLHNAMLRNSRDEIDQIIMKVAEINPITSIRVFNKEGEIKFSNNDDEKDTLVGQDSPLCQACHQSDPPLTSLSRTQRVREFYSETGDHLFSVQTPIENSAECSGGPCHFHPADDAILGTMELVFSFDSTDVLVSDYRSGLIVLGTIFFIITSGGIFVGLRQIITKPLSLLIKSSRDIAEGRATRADVPTTARPDELGELARSHEAMVRALHAKQQALNEKMLEYELLFDNVPCVVTVQDRNYKLLEYNKETRERFSPFPGAYCYQAYKGINERCEECPVEKTFQNGLAHCSEESRRNPDGTYSHWIVHTAPIRDVNGQVTKAMEMCLDITERKKLEERLKESEKKYHTIFNNVPNSIFVVDNTTLNILDCNTTASSVYGYTPEELIGRPFITVVHPDEAERIRAQLQAFTAINQVKSVRKDGTSFFVDIMQAVSAHSDMEYLLISTTDITERLEAEQLLFHAGKMATLGEMATGVAHELNQPLTVIKSASNFFIKKVNAGETIPAQTIATLAREVDSYVDRATKIINHMREFGRKADQGLERVNVNDAIGRAFTLLTKQFEVHGITVRWELADGLPAVMASPDQLEQVVINLLVNARDILEEKTDAANSDTPLITVRSRTDGNRVFIQVEDNGGGIPEPIIHKIFEPFFTTKRVGKGTGLGLSISYGLIKNIGGVIHAENGEAGARFTITLPVADS, encoded by the coding sequence ATGATCGGGCTTATCAAGCGAATCAGGCAGAACCTGATTGCCCAGATTATCGTCGCAACCGGCGGCATCATGCTGGTGTGCACGCTCATCCTCATTTACCTGAGCATCGGCTTTGTCAACTCCCACACCATGTCCGAGCACATCATCACCGCCGACATGATCAGCAAGACCATCAAGCTCGGGCTGCACAACGCCATGCTGCGCAACTCGCGCGACGAGATAGACCAGATCATCATGAAGGTGGCGGAGATCAACCCCATCACCTCGATCCGGGTCTTCAACAAGGAGGGGGAGATCAAGTTCTCCAACAATGATGATGAAAAAGACACCCTGGTCGGCCAGGACTCCCCGTTGTGCCAAGCGTGCCACCAGAGCGACCCGCCCCTGACCTCGCTCAGCCGCACGCAGCGGGTGCGCGAGTTCTATTCCGAGACCGGCGACCACCTCTTCAGCGTGCAGACCCCCATCGAGAACTCGGCGGAATGTTCGGGCGGCCCCTGCCACTTCCACCCGGCAGACGACGCCATCCTCGGCACCATGGAGCTTGTCTTCTCCTTTGACTCCACCGATGTCCTGGTTTCCGACTACCGGTCCGGCCTGATCGTCCTTGGGACCATCTTCTTCATCATCACCTCCGGCGGCATCTTTGTGGGGCTTCGCCAGATCATCACCAAGCCGCTCTCTCTGCTCATAAAAAGCTCGCGCGACATCGCCGAGGGGCGGGCCACCCGCGCGGATGTGCCCACCACCGCACGCCCCGACGAACTGGGCGAACTGGCCCGCTCGCACGAGGCCATGGTCCGCGCCCTGCACGCCAAGCAGCAGGCTCTCAACGAGAAGATGCTCGAATACGAGCTGCTCTTTGACAACGTCCCCTGCGTGGTCACGGTTCAGGACCGCAACTACAAGCTGCTCGAATACAACAAGGAGACCCGCGAACGGTTCAGCCCGTTTCCCGGTGCCTACTGCTATCAGGCATACAAGGGCATCAACGAGCGGTGCGAGGAATGTCCGGTGGAGAAGACCTTCCAGAACGGGCTGGCCCATTGCAGCGAGGAGAGCCGACGCAACCCGGACGGCACGTACTCCCACTGGATCGTCCACACCGCGCCCATCAGGGATGTGAACGGCCAGGTGACCAAGGCCATGGAGATGTGCCTGGACATCACCGAGCGCAAGAAGCTCGAGGAGCGGCTCAAGGAATCGGAGAAGAAGTACCACACCATCTTCAACAACGTGCCCAACTCCATCTTCGTGGTGGACAACACCACCTTGAACATCCTCGACTGCAACACCACGGCGTCGTCGGTCTATGGCTACACGCCAGAAGAGCTGATCGGTCGCCCCTTCATCACGGTCGTCCACCCGGACGAGGCCGAGCGCATCCGCGCGCAGTTGCAGGCCTTTACCGCCATCAATCAGGTCAAGAGCGTGCGCAAGGACGGAACGTCCTTCTTCGTGGACATCATGCAGGCGGTCTCGGCCCACTCGGACATGGAATACCTCCTGATCAGCACCACCGACATCACCGAGCGGCTGGAGGCCGAGCAACTGCTCTTCCACGCGGGCAAGATGGCCACCCTGGGCGAGATGGCCACAGGCGTGGCCCATGAGCTGAACCAGCCGCTCACGGTCATCAAATCGGCCAGCAATTTCTTCATCAAGAAAGTCAACGCGGGGGAGACCATCCCGGCCCAGACCATCGCCACCCTGGCCCGCGAGGTGGACAGCTATGTGGACAGGGCCACAAAAATCATCAACCACATGCGGGAGTTTGGCCGCAAGGCGGACCAGGGACTGGAGCGGGTCAACGTCAACGACGCCATCGGGCGCGCCTTCACCCTGCTCACCAAGCAGTTCGAGGTCCACGGCATCACCGTGCGCTGGGAGCTGGCCGACGGCCTGCCCGCGGTCATGGCCTCGCCGGACCAGCTGGAACAGGTGGTCATCAACCTCCTGGTCAACGCCCGCGACATACTTGAGGAGAAGACAGACGCGGCCAATTCTGATACGCCACTGATAACCGTGCGGTCACGAACGGACGGCAACAGGGTCTTCATCCAGGTGGAGGACAACGGCGGGGGCATCCCCGAACCCATCATCCACAAGATTTTCGAGCCGTTCTTCACCACCAAGAGGGTCGGCAAGGGAACCGGGCTGGGACTGTCCATCAGCTACGGCCTGATCAAGAACATCGGCGGGGTCATTCATGCGGAAAACGGTGAGGCCGGAGCGCGGTTCACCATAACACTTCCAGTCGCGGACAGTTGA
- the divK gene encoding DVU0259 family response regulator domain-containing protein has product MSRKILIIDDDPYIVKYLEDILQDDGFTTCTASNVADALEQLKKEKPDLITLDLEMPNEWGPRFYRKMIQDPDYNDIPVIVVSGLSGIHLAIKNAVASFKKPFNPKELLGAIHKALDS; this is encoded by the coding sequence ATGTCTCGTAAGATACTCATCATCGACGACGATCCGTATATCGTCAAGTATCTTGAAGATATCCTCCAGGATGACGGGTTTACGACCTGCACGGCGTCCAATGTCGCCGACGCCCTGGAGCAGCTCAAGAAGGAAAAGCCGGATCTCATAACCCTGGATCTCGAAATGCCCAACGAATGGGGCCCGAGATTCTACAGAAAGATGATACAGGACCCGGATTACAACGACATCCCGGTCATCGTGGTCAGTGGCCTTTCCGGCATCCATCTGGCCATCAAGAACGCTGTGGCCTCTTTCAAGAAGCCCTTCAATCCCAAGGAACTCCTCGGAGCCATTCACAAGGCCCTCGACTCCTAG
- a CDS encoding site-specific integrase, with the protein MPRIARSPNHLYLKGTTYYFRHVVPNALRHSLGRSEIRMSLRTGYLAEARPKARILASGVKQVLTRIQDGELPMDDFDRIKLFLRDFLERFLKENEQISINNLTPPNPILQYVPGKTEELIDHLKGLLVSRDYDTMREYMVLAAEGDVFGPPQSFDLTDEFAHEFTKTLIAYYRIISRRAEGDYAFENTILPPEPAAPQPPAQETKSPILLSEALKRYKADRIAAKRWSEGSAKDIMSTLNSLTDVLGDIPMNEVDRQAVRHVRDTLLQLPRFRNSKRFKGKTIQEMVALEPDNTVAVSTVNNNLTNISSFLTWCEDEQLIPTNPAHRLKIKEEKPETEHRSPYTTKDLENLFNAPQYVEDTFLHPSDFWCPLLSLFTGARREEVCQLHVEDVRQEEGLWVLDVNKKRNVHGFANKKLKNPSAKRLLPLHPFLVETLRFPEFAQQQAENGHLRVFPELVKIKEKYGHKLGERFSCFKNSIDLEEADGVKDFHSLRHTFSNFFKQKKMQDDPFEQTFGHKLKKMSAERYGGRFPASMCFDEVIAHLDYGVDLSHLAKSKFVPR; encoded by the coding sequence ATGCCGCGAATCGCTCGCTCCCCGAATCACCTTTACTTGAAAGGCACGACCTACTACTTTCGTCACGTTGTTCCGAACGCCCTACGCCACTCGCTGGGCCGCTCCGAGATCAGGATGTCCCTGCGCACGGGATACCTGGCCGAAGCAAGGCCGAAGGCCCGAATCCTGGCCTCCGGCGTAAAACAAGTCCTGACCAGGATACAAGACGGTGAGCTCCCCATGGACGACTTTGACCGCATCAAGCTGTTTCTGCGGGATTTCCTTGAACGCTTCCTCAAGGAGAATGAGCAGATATCCATCAACAACCTGACCCCGCCCAATCCGATTCTGCAATACGTGCCGGGAAAGACGGAAGAACTCATCGACCACCTGAAAGGGCTTCTGGTCTCCCGCGACTACGACACCATGCGGGAATACATGGTTCTCGCCGCCGAGGGAGACGTTTTCGGGCCGCCCCAGTCCTTTGACCTGACGGATGAGTTCGCCCACGAATTTACGAAAACCCTCATCGCCTACTACCGGATTATCAGCCGACGGGCCGAAGGCGACTATGCCTTTGAAAACACCATTCTGCCGCCTGAACCAGCGGCTCCACAGCCTCCTGCACAGGAAACCAAGTCCCCAATCCTGCTTTCCGAGGCCCTGAAACGCTACAAGGCGGACAGGATCGCCGCCAAACGCTGGAGCGAGGGCAGCGCCAAGGACATCATGTCCACGCTCAACAGCCTGACAGATGTCCTCGGCGACATTCCGATGAATGAAGTGGACCGCCAAGCCGTGCGCCATGTAAGGGATACCCTGCTCCAGCTCCCCCGGTTCCGGAACAGCAAACGATTTAAGGGCAAAACCATCCAAGAAATGGTCGCCCTTGAACCGGACAACACGGTTGCCGTCAGCACCGTGAACAACAACCTGACCAACATCTCATCGTTTTTGACGTGGTGCGAGGACGAGCAGCTTATTCCCACCAACCCAGCCCACCGCCTTAAAATCAAAGAAGAAAAACCGGAAACGGAACACCGCTCTCCGTATACGACCAAGGATCTGGAAAACCTCTTCAACGCGCCCCAATACGTCGAGGACACATTCCTGCATCCGTCCGACTTCTGGTGCCCCCTTCTTTCCCTTTTCACGGGCGCACGGCGTGAAGAGGTGTGCCAACTCCACGTTGAAGATGTCCGTCAGGAAGAAGGGCTGTGGGTGCTGGATGTCAACAAGAAAAGGAATGTTCATGGGTTCGCCAATAAGAAGCTGAAAAACCCAAGCGCCAAACGCCTTCTCCCGCTTCATCCCTTCCTCGTTGAAACGTTGCGCTTCCCGGAGTTTGCCCAACAACAGGCCGAAAATGGGCACCTGCGGGTTTTCCCCGAACTCGTCAAGATCAAAGAAAAATACGGCCACAAGCTTGGCGAAAGATTCAGCTGCTTCAAAAATTCCATCGACCTGGAGGAAGCAGATGGGGTTAAGGATTTTCACAGCTTGCGGCACACGTTTTCCAACTTCTTCAAGCAGAAGAAGATGCAGGACGACCCGTTCGAACAGACCTTTGGCCACAAGCTCAAGAAGATGTCCGCAGAAAGATATGGAGGACGTTTTCCGGCCTCCATGTGCTTCGATGAGGTCATAGCCCACCTCGACTACGGGGTGGACCTGTCTCATCTGGCAAAATCGAAATTCGTTCCCAGGTAG
- a CDS encoding response regulator, translating to MSHLPILLVDDEEGIRTVLSITLKDAGYEVDAAANVADALELFKSRQYPIVVTDIRMPGMSGVDLLREIKRIEPRTEVIMISGHADIDVAIQSLKYDASDFITKPINLDVFSFALHRAEERSNMRRELERHTCNLEELVERKSAQLVEVERRVAARQLFEGLTASLDAFASNLDNLSMFNQMPMFVSIHNRNREVVAINDHYRERLGNLVGEKSWAMYDDLGDGEQECPVARTIANKAARRAEHVVRCINGNRHSVAVDTVPITASDNEVELILEFMVDLREAEQLREELRTTQHKYQQLFDQTPCFISVQNRNFTILSSNARHKEGLGDLEGGLCYERIMHRASPCRDCPLIKTFEDGEMHQMESVVTNRKGEQINVLIWSAPIRDTSGAITEAIEMITDITQIRKLQDRLTSLGLLLGSTAHGIKGLLTGIDGAIYRLGAGLENKNLTRVEDGFTDLQFLTGRMKQTVLDILYYAKKRELNWKVLDVATFALNTYTSMSTKAEAKNVLLELDLAKDLGSIKADASILASALGNILENAIDACNANEPDAPGNVLFKIYGDANQVAFQITDNGAGMDHETRDKLFTLFFSSKGIAGTGIGLFVANEIVQQHGGSISVDSEQGHGSTFIVTIPRELSVQV from the coding sequence ATGAGCCATCTCCCCATCCTGCTGGTGGACGACGAAGAGGGCATTCGCACCGTCCTGTCCATCACCCTCAAGGACGCCGGGTACGAGGTCGATGCGGCTGCCAACGTCGCCGACGCTCTGGAACTGTTCAAGTCCAGACAGTATCCCATCGTGGTCACCGACATCCGCATGCCCGGCATGAGCGGCGTGGACCTCCTGCGCGAGATCAAGCGCATCGAGCCCAGGACCGAGGTGATCATGATTTCCGGCCATGCGGACATCGACGTGGCCATTCAGAGCCTCAAATACGACGCCTCGGACTTCATCACCAAGCCCATCAATCTCGACGTGTTCAGCTTTGCCCTGCATCGGGCCGAGGAGCGCAGCAACATGCGCCGGGAGCTGGAACGGCACACCTGCAACCTTGAGGAATTGGTCGAAAGAAAATCCGCCCAGCTTGTGGAAGTGGAGCGGCGCGTGGCCGCCCGCCAACTCTTCGAGGGATTGACCGCCAGCCTCGACGCCTTTGCCTCCAACCTGGACAACTTGAGCATGTTCAACCAGATGCCCATGTTTGTCTCCATCCACAACCGCAACCGCGAGGTGGTGGCCATCAACGACCACTACCGCGAACGCCTGGGCAACCTGGTGGGGGAGAAAAGCTGGGCCATGTACGACGACCTGGGCGACGGCGAGCAGGAATGTCCCGTGGCCCGGACCATCGCCAACAAGGCGGCGCGCCGGGCCGAGCATGTGGTCCGCTGCATCAACGGCAACCGCCACTCGGTGGCCGTGGATACCGTGCCCATCACGGCCAGCGACAACGAGGTCGAGCTGATCCTCGAATTCATGGTCGATCTGCGCGAGGCCGAACAACTGCGCGAGGAGCTGCGCACCACCCAGCACAAGTACCAGCAGCTTTTCGACCAGACCCCGTGCTTCATCTCGGTCCAGAACAGGAATTTCACCATCCTCTCGTCCAACGCCCGCCACAAGGAGGGCCTTGGCGACCTCGAAGGCGGATTGTGCTACGAGAGGATCATGCACCGCGCCTCGCCGTGCCGCGACTGTCCGCTCATCAAGACCTTCGAGGACGGCGAGATGCACCAGATGGAGAGCGTGGTCACCAACCGTAAGGGCGAGCAGATCAACGTCCTCATCTGGAGCGCGCCCATCCGCGACACCTCCGGGGCCATCACCGAGGCCATCGAGATGATCACGGACATCACCCAGATCAGGAAGCTCCAGGACCGGCTGACCTCCCTGGGCCTCCTGCTCGGCTCCACGGCCCATGGCATCAAGGGGCTGCTCACGGGCATCGACGGCGCCATCTACCGCCTGGGCGCCGGGCTGGAAAACAAGAACCTCACCCGCGTCGAGGACGGCTTCACCGACCTGCAATTCCTCACGGGCCGCATGAAGCAGACCGTGCTCGACATCCTCTACTACGCCAAAAAGCGCGAACTGAACTGGAAGGTGCTGGATGTCGCCACCTTTGCCCTGAACACCTACACCTCCATGTCCACCAAGGCCGAGGCCAAGAACGTGCTCCTCGAACTCGATCTGGCCAAGGACCTGGGCTCCATCAAGGCGGATGCCTCCATCCTCGCCTCGGCCCTGGGCAACATCCTTGAGAACGCCATCGACGCCTGCAACGCCAACGAGCCCGACGCGCCCGGCAACGTGCTCTTCAAGATTTACGGCGACGCCAACCAGGTCGCCTTCCAGATCACGGACAATGGCGCGGGCATGGACCACGAAACCCGCGACAAGCTGTTCACGCTCTTCTTCTCGTCCAAGGGCATCGCCGGGACCGGCATCGGCCTGTTCGTGGCCAACGAGATCGTGCAGCAGCACGGCGGCAGCATCTCCGTGGACTCCGAGCAGGGTCACGGCTCAACCTTCATAGTCACCATCCCCCGCGAACTCAGCGTCCAGGTTTAG
- a CDS encoding CDP-alcohol phosphatidyltransferase family protein has product MDYFNDEERASQRDFATIRDRVFAPATYLLARLGVTPNQISAAGVGFLVLAGLMPPSLAWLGTLGMALYVLCDGLDGPLARKMGNTHPGGLLVDIVADQLGVVILPAAAVYHFGAWGPAMVLFAASYVAFIGLVIYANELKVELRRFIRSKYVFFLLYLGSLHLDTDLVSYFCGFFALYHLMEIGVTLHRIYIFHAARHAAAPPGEAAPPQKRRNIP; this is encoded by the coding sequence ATGGACTATTTCAACGACGAGGAGCGGGCCAGCCAGCGGGATTTCGCGACCATTCGCGACCGCGTCTTTGCCCCGGCCACCTACCTGCTGGCCCGGCTCGGCGTCACTCCCAACCAGATTTCCGCAGCCGGGGTCGGCTTTCTCGTCCTGGCCGGGCTGATGCCGCCCTCCCTGGCATGGCTGGGCACCTTGGGCATGGCCCTCTACGTACTCTGCGACGGGCTCGACGGTCCCCTGGCGCGCAAGATGGGCAACACCCATCCCGGCGGCCTGCTGGTGGACATCGTGGCCGACCAGCTCGGCGTGGTCATCCTGCCCGCCGCCGCGGTCTACCATTTCGGAGCCTGGGGGCCGGCCATGGTCCTCTTTGCCGCCTCCTACGTCGCCTTCATCGGGCTGGTCATCTACGCCAACGAGCTGAAGGTGGAGCTGCGCCGGTTCATCCGCTCCAAATACGTGTTTTTTCTGCTCTACCTCGGCTCGCTCCACCTGGACACGGATCTGGTTTCCTATTTCTGCGGCTTCTTTGCCCTCTATCACCTGATGGAGATAGGTGTAACCCTGCACCGCATCTACATATTTCACGCGGCCCGCCACGCCGCCGCGCCCCCTGGCGAGGCAGCCCCACCCCAGAAAAGGCGCAATATTCCCTGA
- a CDS encoding universal stress protein yields MFNKILFATSGTPVCDSPAKIAFDLAEREDAELILFHVLGVPSRGFSLEVTDVRTGSREGLGDDYESWVREELSNTYDNQLKQYGYKTRIQSAVGVPATEILRLARKENVDLIVMGANTRSDEGGGRHRSIMGNTMLEVAKRAKCPVLIINRPCNTCWNLFSNIIFCTDFSKAADAAFQFALKAARDIGCPLYIFHALNLQSGDLGGKPTQAQIEAGLKGARERIQTRYIAQMGDFGMFEVECREGIPYVEILKYAREKEGDLVVMAHHSQDIPSEEAEIGSTLEEVVLRSSCPVASINHSDWAADAR; encoded by the coding sequence ATGTTTAACAAGATCCTGTTTGCAACCAGCGGCACTCCTGTCTGCGACAGCCCGGCCAAGATCGCCTTTGATCTGGCAGAACGCGAAGACGCAGAGCTGATCCTCTTTCACGTCCTTGGCGTCCCCTCACGGGGATTCAGCCTGGAAGTGACGGATGTCCGGACCGGCAGCAGGGAGGGACTCGGCGACGACTACGAGTCCTGGGTCAGAGAGGAACTGTCCAACACATATGACAACCAACTCAAGCAATATGGCTACAAGACACGCATCCAGTCCGCCGTGGGCGTTCCGGCCACCGAGATCCTGCGGCTCGCCCGCAAGGAGAACGTGGACCTGATCGTCATGGGAGCCAACACCCGGTCCGACGAGGGCGGCGGACGCCACCGCTCCATCATGGGTAACACCATGCTGGAAGTGGCCAAGCGCGCCAAGTGCCCGGTGCTGATCATCAACCGCCCGTGCAACACGTGTTGGAACCTGTTCTCCAACATCATCTTCTGCACGGACTTCTCAAAGGCCGCAGACGCCGCGTTCCAGTTCGCCCTCAAGGCGGCCAGGGACATCGGCTGTCCGCTCTACATCTTCCACGCGCTGAACCTCCAGTCCGGCGACCTCGGCGGCAAGCCCACCCAGGCCCAGATCGAGGCCGGGCTCAAGGGAGCCAGGGAGCGCATCCAGACCCGCTACATCGCCCAGATGGGTGACTTCGGGATGTTCGAGGTGGAGTGCCGCGAGGGGATACCCTATGTGGAGATACTCAAGTACGCCCGCGAGAAGGAAGGCGACCTCGTGGTCATGGCCCATCACTCGCAGGATATCCCGTCCGAGGAAGCTGAGATAGGCAGCACCCTGGAGGAAGTGGTCCTGCGCTCCTCCTGCCCGGTGGCAAGCATCAATCATTCCGACTGGGCTGCGGACGCACGCTAG
- a CDS encoding response regulator, whose translation MNSTAKRVLVVDDELNIRLFLKTLLETSGYEPHLARNAREGLERAWELKPDLIILDVMMPGEGGLVMYQGLQEDPELRQVPVIMLSAVGATTFRHALKIMGIGKSTYPDPFAYVQKPPKVEEIKAIIDHALQMK comes from the coding sequence ATGAACAGTACCGCGAAGAGGGTCCTGGTGGTGGACGACGAACTCAACATCCGCCTGTTTCTCAAGACGCTTCTTGAGACCAGCGGGTATGAGCCCCACCTGGCTCGCAATGCCCGCGAAGGACTTGAGCGGGCCTGGGAACTCAAACCGGATCTGATCATCCTCGACGTGATGATGCCCGGAGAGGGGGGACTGGTCATGTATCAGGGGTTGCAGGAAGACCCGGAGCTGAGGCAGGTTCCGGTCATCATGCTCTCGGCGGTGGGTGCCACCACCTTCAGGCACGCCCTGAAGATCATGGGAATCGGCAAATCCACCTATCCAGACCCCTTTGCCTATGTCCAGAAACCGCCCAAGGTGGAAGAGATCAAGGCCATCATCGACCATGCACTGCAAATGAAGTGA
- a CDS encoding sensor histidine kinase produces the protein MQHTVLLVDDEEGIRTVLSLAIADAGYEVLTAQTGAQALEMLGKREIPLIVTDIRMPGMDGLELLKRIRKEWPDSEVIMITGHGDMDVAIESLRLGAGDFITKPLHENALEISLKRAVEKISIRDQLREYTENLEHLVLEKSKELVEAERMAAVGQTVASMSHAIKNVAGGLEGGMFVIEKGLELENREYLRQGWEMVRRDVERIKNLSMELLDYAKPVTITPVDADPNGPARQVHDLMAKQAENCGVRLVLDLDESLPSMRIDPNAIHQCLTNLVSNAIDACQDRLEGEKKVVIRTLDGGGMAVRYEVADTGHGIAPEILTRIFNSFFTTKGSRGTGIGLMATKKLVKEMGGAIMANSGIGQGATFTITIPTAHVTT, from the coding sequence ATGCAGCACACAGTATTACTTGTCGATGATGAAGAGGGAATCCGCACGGTCCTCAGCCTGGCCATCGCCGATGCCGGGTACGAGGTGCTGACCGCCCAGACCGGCGCACAAGCCCTTGAAATGCTGGGCAAACGCGAGATTCCGCTGATCGTGACCGACATCAGGATGCCGGGCATGGACGGCCTTGAGCTGCTCAAACGCATCAGGAAGGAATGGCCCGACAGCGAGGTGATCATGATCACCGGCCACGGCGACATGGACGTGGCCATCGAGAGCCTGCGCCTGGGCGCCGGGGACTTCATCACCAAACCCCTGCACGAAAACGCCCTGGAAATCTCCCTCAAGCGCGCCGTTGAGAAAATCTCCATCCGCGACCAGCTGCGCGAATACACCGAAAACCTCGAACACCTCGTCCTCGAAAAGAGCAAGGAACTGGTCGAGGCCGAACGCATGGCCGCCGTGGGCCAGACCGTGGCCTCCATGTCCCACGCCATCAAGAACGTGGCGGGCGGGCTTGAAGGCGGCATGTTCGTCATCGAAAAGGGCCTTGAGCTCGAAAACCGGGAATACCTGCGCCAGGGATGGGAGATGGTGCGCCGCGACGTAGAGCGCATCAAGAACCTCTCCATGGAGCTGCTCGACTACGCCAAGCCCGTGACCATCACCCCGGTGGACGCAGACCCCAACGGTCCGGCCCGGCAGGTGCACGACCTGATGGCCAAGCAAGCCGAGAACTGTGGCGTGCGGCTCGTGCTTGACCTGGACGAGTCGCTGCCCTCCATGCGCATCGATCCCAACGCCATCCACCAGTGCCTGACCAACCTCGTGTCCAACGCCATCGACGCCTGCCAGGACCGCCTTGAGGGCGAGAAAAAGGTCGTCATCCGCACGCTCGACGGCGGCGGCATGGCCGTGCGCTACGAGGTGGCGGACACGGGCCACGGCATTGCCCCGGAGATCCTGACCCGGATATTCAACTCGTTCTTCACCACCAAGGGCAGCCGGGGCACAGGCATCGGCCTGATGGCCACCAAGAAGCTGGTCAAGGAAATGGGCGGGGCGATCATGGCCAACTCCGGCATCGGCCAGGGAGCCACCTTTACCATCACCATCCCCACCGCCCACGTCACCACCTAG